A DNA window from Falco peregrinus isolate bFalPer1 chromosome 8, bFalPer1.pri, whole genome shotgun sequence contains the following coding sequences:
- the HSPD1 gene encoding 60 kDa heat shock protein, mitochondrial: MLRLSTVLGQMRPVSRALAPHLTRAYAKDVKFGADARALMLQGVDLLADAVAVTMGPKGRTVIIEQSWGSPKVTKDGVTVAKAIDLKDKYKNIGARLVQDVANNTNEEAGDGTTTATVLARAIAKEGFEKISKGANPVEIRRGVMLAVDAVIAELKKLSKPVTTPEEIAQVATISANGDQEVGNIISNAMKKVGRKGVITVKDGKTLNDELEIIEGMKFDRGYISPYFINTTKGQKCEFQDAYVLISEKKISSVQSIVPALEIANANRKPLVIIAEDVDGEALSTLVLNRLKVGLQVVAVKAPGFGDNRKNQLKDMAIATGGAVFGEEGLSLNVEDIQPHDFGKVGEVIVTKDDTMLLKGKGEKAQIEKRIQEIIEQLEVTTSEYEKEKLNERLAKLSDGVAVLKVGGTSDVEVNEKKDRVTDALNATRAAVEEGIVPGGGCALLRCIPALDALAPANEDQKIGIEIIKRTLKIPAMTIAKNAGVEGSLIVEKILQSPSDIGYDAMLGDFVNMVEKGIIDPTKVVRTALMDAAGVASLLSTAEAVVTEIPKEEKEPAMGGMGGMGGGMGGGMF; the protein is encoded by the exons ATGCTCCGTTTATCTACAGTGCTCGGTCAGATGAGGCCGGTGTCCAGGGCACTCGCCCCCCATCTAACACGAGCGTATGCAAAAGATGTGAAGTTCGGGGCAGATGCTAGAGCTCTTATGCTCCAAGGCGTGGATCTTCTAGCAGATGCTGTAGCTGTCACCATGGGGCCGAAG GGAAGAACCGTTATCATCGAACAAAGCTGGGGAAGTCCCAAAGTGACAAAAGATGGCGTGACAGTAGCAAAGGCAATTGACTTAaaagacaaatacaaaaatattggAGCCAGATTAGTTCAAGATGTTGCCAACAATACAAATGAAGAAGCTGGAGACGGTACCACTACTGCGACGGTGCTTGCGCGTGCCATTGCCAAGGAAGGCTTTGAGAAGATCAGCAAAGGAGCTAATCCAGTAGAAATCAGGAGGG GGGTGATGCTTGCAGTTGATGCTGTCATAGCTGAACTGAAGAAGCTGTCTAAACCTGTTACAACTCCGGAAGAAATTGCAcag GTCGCCACGATATCGGCGAACGGAGATCAGGAAGTCGGCAATATAATCTCCAATGCAATGAAGAAAGTTGGACGGAAGGGTGTGATCACTGTCAAG GATGGAAAAACTCTGAACGATGAATTGGAAATCATTGAGGGTATGAAATTTGACAGAGGCTACATCTCTCCGTATTTTATTAACACAACCAAAG GGCAGAAATGCGAGTTCCAGGATGCTTACGTTCTAATCAGCgaaaagaaaatttctagtGTGCAGTCCATAGTTCCAGCTCTTGAAATTGCCAATGCCAACCGCAAACCTTTGGTCATTATCGCTGAAGACGTTGATGGAGAAGCCCTCAGCACTCTGGTCTTGAACAG ACTGAAGGTTGGCCTTCAGGTTGTTGCTGTAAAAGCACCGGGTTTTGGTGACAACAGGAAAAACCAGCTTAAGGACATGGCAATTGCTACTGGCGGTGCG GTGTTTGGAGAAGAGGGTTTGAGCCTAAATGTGGAGGATATCCAGCCCCATGACTTCGGTAAAGTCGGAGAGGTCATCGTGACAAAGGATGACACCATGCTTCTAAAGGGGAAGGGCGAAAAGGCTCAAATTGAAAAACGTATTCAAGAAATCATCGAACAGCTAGAAGTTACCACAAGTGAATAcgaaaaagagaaactgaatgAGCGATTGGCCAAACTCTCTGATGGAGTAGCAGTATTGAAG GTTGGTGGCACAAGCGATGTGGAAGTGAATGAGAAGAAGGACCGAGTTACTGATGCCCTGAACGCCACCCGTGCTGCCGTAGAGGAAGGCATCGTTCCAGGCGGGGGCTGTGCGTTGCTTCGCTGCATTCCAGCATTAGATGCCTTAGCTCCAGCCAATGAAGATCAGAAAATTG GCATTGAAATAATAAAGAGAACGCTGAAAATCCCAGCAATGACGATTGCGAAGAATGCAGGTGTTGAAGGATCACTAATAGTTGAGAAAATCCTGCAGAGTCCGTCAGACATTGGCTATGATGCAATGCTTGGGGACTTTGTAAATATGGTAGAGAAAGGAATCATCGACCCGACAAAG GTTGTGAGAACTGCTCTGATGGACGCTGCAGGTGTCGCATCTCTCCTAtcaacagcagaagcagtggTGACCGAAATtcctaaagaagaaaaggagccGGCAATGGGAGGAATGGGAGGGATGGGTGGAGGAATGGGAGGTGGCATGTTCTGA
- the LOC101914375 gene encoding 10 kDa heat shock protein, mitochondrial isoform X2 — protein sequence MAGKAFRKFLPLFDRVLVERCAAEAVTKGGIMIPEKAQGKVLQATVVAVGSGARGKNGEIQPVSVKVGEKVLLPEYGGTKIVLDDKDYYLFRDGDILGKYVD from the exons ATG GCAGGAAAGGCATTCAGGAAATTTCTTCCCCTCTTTGATCGCGTTCTGGTTGAAAGATGTGCAGCTGAGGCGGTAACCAAAGGAGGCATCATGATTCCAGAAAAAGCGCAAGGGAAGGTGCTACAAGCGACAGTGGTAGCGGTTGGCTCGGGCGCCAGAGGAAAG aatggCGAGATTCAGCCCGTGAGCGTAAAAGTTGGTGAAAAGGTTTTGCTGCCGGAGTACGGTGGCACTAAGATTGTACTAGATGATAAG gaCTACTACTTGTTTAGAGATGGTGACATTCTTGGGAAATACGTGGACTAA